From one Lotus japonicus ecotype B-129 chromosome 3, LjGifu_v1.2 genomic stretch:
- the LOC130745992 gene encoding pentatricopeptide repeat-containing protein At4g26680, mitochondrial-like, whose protein sequence is MRRNIRFSGTDLDFVNIAHSHLIHSQWENLHPLSTSLTPFRVKHILLKLKNDDVLSLEFFNWVHNCNPSSHTLQTHSILLHTLANNRKFKTAHSILRRIINVNVASSSNTLFDALLCSYRLCDSSPLVFDAVFKTYANLNKLRDATHTFLRMKEYGFLPTLESCNAFLSSLLQLRRAEVALAFYREMRRDCISPNVYTLNMVICAYCKSGDLPRALETLEKMKDMGLSPTVVSFNALISGYCNKGLLGLALKMKSLMGNYRVSPNVVTFNTLINGFCKEGKLHEAYRVFSEMKVANVAPNTVTYNTLINGYSQIGNCETGMRLFEEMGRNQVKPDILTYNALILGLCKDGKTKKAANLVKELDKDNLVPNASTFSALITGQCVRNNSERAFQIYRSMTSIGYSPNESTFGMLISVFCKNEDFDGAVQVLRDMLDRSMTPDSGILSALYNGLSRCGRKRLALELCSEMEAKRLLPEGFGQEKIAITSPENGTNN, encoded by the coding sequence ATGAGAAGAAACATTCGATTCTCAGGCACAGATCTCGATTTCGTGAATATCGCTCACAGTCACCTGATTCACTCTCAATGGGAAAATCTTCATCCTCTATCAACCTCTCTCACACCCTTCAGAGTCAAACACATTCTCCTCAAACTCAAAAACGACGACGTTCTCTCCCTCGAGTTCTTCAACTGGGTTCACAACTGCAACCCTTCTTCTCACACGCTTCAAACCCATTCCATTCTCCTCCACACGCTCGCCAACAATCGCAAATTCAAAACCGCGCATTCAATTCTCCGCAGAATCATTAATGTTAATGTTGCTTCATCTTCCAACACCCTATTTGATGCATTGCTCTGTTCCTACCGTCTCTGCGATTCTTCGCCGCTTGTTTTCGATGCAGTTTTCAAGACGTATGCTAACTTGAACAAGCTCAGGGATGCTACTCACACGTTTCTTCGGATGAAGGAGTATGGGTTTCTCCCCACTCTGGAGTCCTGCAATGCGTTTCTCAGTTCACTGCTTCAGCTTCGTAGAGCTGAGGTTGCTTTAGCGTTCTACCGCGAGATGCGGCGCGATTGCATTTCTCCCAATGTTTACACACTCAACATGGTTATCTGTGCTTATTGTAAATCAGGGGACCTGCCAAGAGCTCTTGAGAcgttggagaagatgaaggataTGGGTTTGAGTCCTACTGTTGTGTCTTTCAATGCATTGATTTCAGGGTATTGTAACAAGGGTTTGCTTGGTTTGGCCTTAAAGATGAAATCCTTGATGGGAAACTATAGGGTGAGTCCAAATGTGGTTACCTTTAACACTCTTATTAATGGGTTTTGTAAGGAGGGGAAGCTGCATGAAGCCTACAGAGTTTTCTCTGAGATGAAGGTTGCCAATGTGGCTCCCAACACTGTAACCTACAATACTTTGATAAATGGGTATAGTCAGATAGGTAACTGCGAAACGGGGATGAGGCTTTTTGAGGAGATGGGAAGAAATCAGGTTAAGCCTGATATCTTGACTTACAATGCATTGATTCTGGGACTGTGTAAGGATGGGAAGACAAAGAAAGCGGCGAATCTGGTTAAAGAACTTGATAAGGACAACTTGGTCCCCAATGCTTCTACATTTTCTGCCCTTATTACTGGGCAGTGTGTGAGGAACAACTCTGAGCGTGCTTTTCAGATATATAGAAGCATGACAAGTATTGGTTATAGTCCAAATGAGAGTACCTTCGGAATGTTGATATCTGTATTCTGCAAGAATGAAGACTTTGATGGAGCTGTGCAAGTCTTGAGGGACATGTTGGACAGATCTATGACTCCTGATTCTGGTATCTTATCTGCGCTCTACAATGGGCTTAGTAGGTGTGGAAGAAAGCGGTTGGCATTGGAGCTATGTAGTGAGATGGAAGCTAAGCGTCTGTTGCCAGAAGGTTTTGGCCAAGAAAAAATAGCCATCACCAGTCCAGAAAATGGGACAAATAATTGA
- the LOC130745990 gene encoding glucose-6-phosphate 1-dehydrogenase, chloroplastic-like isoform X1 produces the protein MACVLSSSSTIVASYALRNEPQLYPVWFSCIRPGNLPRNHFQLKSSNGHPLNAVSSHSHDGLAGSSLTKEDSKPQPVDGPFLSSDSECTGSNLSITVVGASGDLAKKKIFPALFALFYEDCLPENFLVFGFARTKMTSEELRNMISRTLTCRIDKRANCEDKMDQFLKRCFYHSGLYNSEGSFSDLDCKMKEKEGGKRSNRLFYLSIPPNIFVNVVRCASLKASSKKGWTRVIVEKPFGRDSESSNELTRCLKQYLTEDQIFRIDHYLGKELVENLSVLRFSNLVFEPLWSRAYIRNVQFIFSEDFGTEGRGGYFDNYGIIRDIMQNHLLQILALFAMEPPVSLDAEDIRNEKVKVLRSMRPLQLENVVTGQYKGHSKGGKSYPGYADDPSVPKGSLTPTFAAAALFIDNARWDGVPFLMKAGKALHTKRAEIRVQFRHVPGNLYKRNFGADMDKATNELVLRVQPDEAIYLKVNNKIPGLGMRLDRSDLNLLYRARYPTEIPDAYERLLLDAIEGERRLFIRSDELDAAWALFTPLLKEVEDKKIAPELYPHGSRGPIGAHYLAAKHNVRWGDTGNDD, from the exons ATGGCCTGTGTTCTGAGTTCTTCTTCTACCATTGTTGCGTCCTATGCACTCAGGAATGAACCTCAGCTTTACCCCGTGTGGTTTTCTTGCATTCGCCCTGGAAACCTGCCTAGAAACCATTTTCAGCTCAAATCCTCAAATGGGCACCCGCTAAATGCTGTTTCTTCTCATTCTCATGATG GTTTAGCTGGAAGCTCATTGACCAAAGAAGATAGCAAGCCCCAACCAGTTGATGGACCATTTCTCTCCTCAGACTCAGAATGCACTGGATCCAACCTTAGCATAACTGTTGTTGGAGCTTCTGGAGACCTTGCCAAAAAGAAGATTTTTCCAGCTCTTTTTGCTCTTTTTTATGAAGATTGCCTACCAGAG AACTTCCTGGTGTTTGGATTTGCTCGGACCAAAATGACCAGTGAAGAATTAAGGAACATGATTAGCAGGACTTTAACATGCAGAATTGATAAGAG GGCAAACTGCGAAGATAAAATGGATCAGTTCTTGAAAAGATGCTTTTACCATTCTGGTCTATACAATTCTGAGGGCagcttttcagatttggattgcAAGATGAAGGAGAAAGAG GGTGGAAAACGTTCAAACAGGTTGTTTTATTTGTCAATACCTCCaaacatatttgtgaatgtggTGAGATGTGCTAGCCTTAAAGCTTCTTCAAAAAAGGGCTGGACAAGGGTTATTGTTGAAAAGCCATTTGGTCGTGACTCGGAATCATCTAACGAGCTAACAAGATGTTTGAAGCAGTACCTCACTGAAGATCAGATATTCAG gaTTGACCATTACTTGGGTAAGGAGCTCGTGGAGAATCTATCTGTGCTTCGCTTTTCAAACCTTGTTTTTGAGCCTCTATGGTCCCGGGCTTACATTCGCAATGtacaatttatattttctgaagATTTTGGGACAGAGGGCAGAGGAGG TTATTTTGATAACTACGGAATCATTCGCGATATAATGCAAAATCATCTTCTGCAAATACTAGCGTTGTTTGCAATGGAACCACCTGTCAGCTTGGATGCTGAGGACATTAGAAATGAAAAG GTTAAGGTTCTGAGATCAATGAGACCACTGCAGCTTGAAAATGTTGTTACCGGTCAATATAAGGGCCACAGCAAAGGTGGTAAATCATATCCAGGTTATGCAGATGATCCAAGTGTTCCGAAGGGTAGTCTTACTCCGACATTTGCAGCAGCAGCTCTTTTTATTGACAATGCTAGATGGGATGGGGTTCCTTTTCTCATGAAAGCTGGCAAGGCTCTACATACTAAACG TGCAGAAATCAGAGTACAATTCAGACATGTCCCAGGTAACTTGTATAAGCGAAATTTTGGAGCTGATATGGATAAGGCTACAAATGAGCTTGTGCTTCGTGTACAACCTGATGAAGCTATATATTTGAAGGTCAACAACAAAATTCCGGGTCTAGGAATGAGATTAGACAGGAGTGACCTCAATTTGCTTTACCGAGCAAG GTATCCAACGGAAATTCCAGATGCATATGAGAGGTTACTCTTAGATGCTATTGAAGGCGAGCGGAGGCTGTTCATTAGAAGTGACGAGCTAGATGCAGCTTGGGCACTATTCACTCCTTTGCTTAAAGAAGTAGAAGACAAGAAGATTGCTCCAGAGCTCTATCCCCATGGTAGCAGAGGACCAATTGGAGCACATTACCTTGCCGCAAAGCACAATGTACGATGGGGAGATACTGGTAATGATGACTGA
- the LOC130745990 gene encoding glucose-6-phosphate 1-dehydrogenase, chloroplastic-like isoform X2, with product MACVLSSSSTIVASYALRNEPQLYPVWFSCIRPGNLPRNHFQLKSSNGHPLNAVSSHSHDAGSSLTKEDSKPQPVDGPFLSSDSECTGSNLSITVVGASGDLAKKKIFPALFALFYEDCLPENFLVFGFARTKMTSEELRNMISRTLTCRIDKRANCEDKMDQFLKRCFYHSGLYNSEGSFSDLDCKMKEKEGGKRSNRLFYLSIPPNIFVNVVRCASLKASSKKGWTRVIVEKPFGRDSESSNELTRCLKQYLTEDQIFRIDHYLGKELVENLSVLRFSNLVFEPLWSRAYIRNVQFIFSEDFGTEGRGGYFDNYGIIRDIMQNHLLQILALFAMEPPVSLDAEDIRNEKVKVLRSMRPLQLENVVTGQYKGHSKGGKSYPGYADDPSVPKGSLTPTFAAAALFIDNARWDGVPFLMKAGKALHTKRAEIRVQFRHVPGNLYKRNFGADMDKATNELVLRVQPDEAIYLKVNNKIPGLGMRLDRSDLNLLYRARYPTEIPDAYERLLLDAIEGERRLFIRSDELDAAWALFTPLLKEVEDKKIAPELYPHGSRGPIGAHYLAAKHNVRWGDTGNDD from the exons ATGGCCTGTGTTCTGAGTTCTTCTTCTACCATTGTTGCGTCCTATGCACTCAGGAATGAACCTCAGCTTTACCCCGTGTGGTTTTCTTGCATTCGCCCTGGAAACCTGCCTAGAAACCATTTTCAGCTCAAATCCTCAAATGGGCACCCGCTAAATGCTGTTTCTTCTCATTCTCATGATG CTGGAAGCTCATTGACCAAAGAAGATAGCAAGCCCCAACCAGTTGATGGACCATTTCTCTCCTCAGACTCAGAATGCACTGGATCCAACCTTAGCATAACTGTTGTTGGAGCTTCTGGAGACCTTGCCAAAAAGAAGATTTTTCCAGCTCTTTTTGCTCTTTTTTATGAAGATTGCCTACCAGAG AACTTCCTGGTGTTTGGATTTGCTCGGACCAAAATGACCAGTGAAGAATTAAGGAACATGATTAGCAGGACTTTAACATGCAGAATTGATAAGAG GGCAAACTGCGAAGATAAAATGGATCAGTTCTTGAAAAGATGCTTTTACCATTCTGGTCTATACAATTCTGAGGGCagcttttcagatttggattgcAAGATGAAGGAGAAAGAG GGTGGAAAACGTTCAAACAGGTTGTTTTATTTGTCAATACCTCCaaacatatttgtgaatgtggTGAGATGTGCTAGCCTTAAAGCTTCTTCAAAAAAGGGCTGGACAAGGGTTATTGTTGAAAAGCCATTTGGTCGTGACTCGGAATCATCTAACGAGCTAACAAGATGTTTGAAGCAGTACCTCACTGAAGATCAGATATTCAG gaTTGACCATTACTTGGGTAAGGAGCTCGTGGAGAATCTATCTGTGCTTCGCTTTTCAAACCTTGTTTTTGAGCCTCTATGGTCCCGGGCTTACATTCGCAATGtacaatttatattttctgaagATTTTGGGACAGAGGGCAGAGGAGG TTATTTTGATAACTACGGAATCATTCGCGATATAATGCAAAATCATCTTCTGCAAATACTAGCGTTGTTTGCAATGGAACCACCTGTCAGCTTGGATGCTGAGGACATTAGAAATGAAAAG GTTAAGGTTCTGAGATCAATGAGACCACTGCAGCTTGAAAATGTTGTTACCGGTCAATATAAGGGCCACAGCAAAGGTGGTAAATCATATCCAGGTTATGCAGATGATCCAAGTGTTCCGAAGGGTAGTCTTACTCCGACATTTGCAGCAGCAGCTCTTTTTATTGACAATGCTAGATGGGATGGGGTTCCTTTTCTCATGAAAGCTGGCAAGGCTCTACATACTAAACG TGCAGAAATCAGAGTACAATTCAGACATGTCCCAGGTAACTTGTATAAGCGAAATTTTGGAGCTGATATGGATAAGGCTACAAATGAGCTTGTGCTTCGTGTACAACCTGATGAAGCTATATATTTGAAGGTCAACAACAAAATTCCGGGTCTAGGAATGAGATTAGACAGGAGTGACCTCAATTTGCTTTACCGAGCAAG GTATCCAACGGAAATTCCAGATGCATATGAGAGGTTACTCTTAGATGCTATTGAAGGCGAGCGGAGGCTGTTCATTAGAAGTGACGAGCTAGATGCAGCTTGGGCACTATTCACTCCTTTGCTTAAAGAAGTAGAAGACAAGAAGATTGCTCCAGAGCTCTATCCCCATGGTAGCAGAGGACCAATTGGAGCACATTACCTTGCCGCAAAGCACAATGTACGATGGGGAGATACTGGTAATGATGACTGA
- the LOC130745993 gene encoding L-type lectin-domain containing receptor kinase S.4-like yields the protein MMMMMMMMMKILLLLLLVLLGGAVIDGGNNGTNHSSSPGVEELLFDRFSAASNMTLNDGAVVDVNGTLRLTTPAGHAFYSTPFNNNFSFSSTFVIAITKSGAFAFAFTGNLSSKWFRVEFDTDEHNHIRVGINLNGVKNKCNASLQLELELGGDDEELLIQAWVDYDSSINQLEVRLSPNSSSKSNLPLLSWNNDDDLSPILVDETIMYVGFSALRGVSYIRGGSFRLNGKGKGKGKAAAIPSPPPVLPEQDQDAVQVQLSGGVTDPCLFLVIGFCGTLIIGTADWAYKTYAAG from the coding sequence atgatgatgatgatgatgatgatgatgaagatattGCTTCTCCTCCTCCTAGTCCTCCTCGGTGGTGCAGTGATTGACGGCGGCAACAACGGCACAAACCACAGTAGTAGTCCAGGAGTAGAGGAATTGTTGTTTGATAGATTCAGTGCAGCGAGCAACATGACCCTAAACGACGGTGCTGTGGTCGACGTGAACGGCACGCTCCGCCTCACTACTCCGGCGGGTCATGCATTCTATTCAACCCCATTCAACAACAATTTCTCCTTCTCCTCAACTTTTGTTATTGCAATTACCAAATCCGGCGCCTTTGCCTTTGCCTTCACGGGGAATTTGTCCAGCAAGTGGTTCCGGGTGGAATTCGACACCGATGAACACAACCATATCCGCGTGGGTATCAACTTGAATGGAGTGAAGAACAAGTGCAATGCATCATTACAATTAGAATTAGAATTAGGTGGTGATGATGAGGAGCTGTTGATTCAAGCATGGGTTGATTATGATTCATCCATCAACCAATTGGAGGTCAGGCTTTCGCCAAACTCCTCCTCGAAATCCAATTTACCACTTCTGTCTTGGAATAACGATGATGATCTCTCACCAATTCTTGTTGATGAGACTATCATGTATGTCGGGTTCTCTGCTTTGAGAGGGGTGTCCTATATCCGCGGTGGGAGTTTTAGACTGAATGGAAAAGGAAAAGGGAAAGGGAAAGCAGCAGCCATACCTTCTCCACCACCAGTACTCCCAGAACAAGACCAAGATGCAGTACAAGTACAATTATCGGGAGGTGTAACAGATCCTTGTCTCTTCTTGGTAATTGGTTTTTGTGGTACCCTGATAATAGGAACTGCAGATTGGGCATACAAGACGTATGCCGCCGGCTAA